Proteins encoded in a region of the Paenibacillus sp. W2I17 genome:
- a CDS encoding class I SAM-dependent methyltransferase — MQDIRRNNVERFKGFGTLYDQNRPAAPTEVVDILTTYLGSTPRMVADIGCGTGLSSWIWLNEAERIIGFEPSDDMRSVAESKWESAGKPDNLRFVSGLSHDLGLPDGSVDVLTCSQSFHWMEPQPTLREFARVLRTGGIFAAYDCDWPPMLAWQLEQAYLQLNKEADQRAASLAPQDSQAHKWSKDGHLQQIQQSGLFRYVREIVFHHHETFTADRYVNLALSQGGLQTALKLGADDLLTAADEFRALANRVFDGESRKVLFSYRMRLGIV; from the coding sequence GACGCAACAATGTGGAACGTTTCAAAGGTTTTGGTACGTTATACGATCAGAATCGACCAGCTGCTCCCACTGAAGTGGTGGATATTCTAACGACATATCTTGGCAGCACACCGCGTATGGTCGCAGATATTGGTTGTGGCACCGGCTTATCCTCGTGGATCTGGCTTAATGAAGCTGAACGTATCATCGGCTTTGAACCCAGCGATGACATGAGGTCTGTAGCTGAATCCAAGTGGGAATCTGCCGGGAAGCCGGATAACCTGCGGTTTGTGTCCGGCTTGTCTCACGACCTCGGACTACCAGATGGCAGTGTGGATGTGCTGACCTGCTCGCAATCGTTTCACTGGATGGAGCCGCAACCCACACTACGCGAGTTTGCACGTGTACTTCGTACAGGGGGCATATTTGCAGCCTACGATTGCGACTGGCCGCCAATGTTAGCCTGGCAGTTAGAACAAGCTTATCTGCAGCTGAATAAGGAAGCAGATCAACGAGCAGCCAGTCTGGCTCCCCAAGATAGTCAGGCACACAAATGGAGCAAGGATGGGCATTTGCAGCAGATTCAGCAGTCTGGGCTGTTCCGATATGTTCGGGAAATCGTATTTCATCACCACGAGACATTCACAGCCGATCGATATGTCAATCTCGCCCTGAGCCAAGGCGGCCTGCAAACGGCGTTGAAGCTCGGAGCGGATGATCTATTAACAGCTGCTGACGAGTTCAGAGCGCTGGCTAATCGTGTATTTGACGGAGAATCCAGAAAAGTACTCTTTTCTTATCGCATGCGCCTTGGTATTGTTTGA